The following proteins are encoded in a genomic region of Burkholderia cepacia:
- a CDS encoding sigma-70 family RNA polymerase sigma factor produces the protein MTDEKGHQESRIHLVRPASEPERGTGGHAATREDGSPDWSMLMACAQIGDRAAYRRLLESVAPYLRRLVARHGVHPDAVEDVVQDILATVHQVRHTYAPERPFGPWLVSIASRRIVDALRRQGRAASRELPFDPDHETLPGPGANLMEDAADARVLRDAIAQLPPGQRDAIQLLKLEEMSLKEAAVASGMTVGALKVAVHRGLKALRRLLEKQENDR, from the coding sequence ATGACTGACGAGAAAGGCCATCAGGAAAGCCGCATCCATCTGGTCCGGCCGGCGTCGGAACCGGAGCGCGGCACCGGCGGGCATGCAGCGACTCGGGAGGACGGTTCGCCCGACTGGTCGATGTTGATGGCGTGCGCGCAGATCGGGGACCGGGCCGCCTACCGGCGCTTGCTCGAGAGCGTCGCCCCGTACCTGAGGCGGCTGGTCGCCCGCCACGGCGTGCATCCCGATGCCGTCGAAGACGTGGTTCAGGACATTCTCGCAACCGTGCACCAGGTGCGTCATACGTACGCGCCCGAGCGGCCGTTCGGGCCCTGGCTGGTGTCGATCGCGAGCCGCCGCATCGTCGACGCGTTGCGCCGCCAGGGACGCGCGGCATCGCGCGAGCTGCCGTTCGATCCCGACCATGAAACCTTGCCGGGACCTGGAGCGAATCTTATGGAAGACGCGGCAGATGCGCGGGTGCTGCGCGACGCGATTGCCCAGTTGCCCCCCGGCCAGCGCGACGCGATCCAGCTGCTGAAACTCGAGGAGATGTCGTTGAAGGAGGCGGCAGTGGCGAGCGGCATGACCGTTGGCGCATTGAAGGTCGCCGTTCATCGCGGGCTCAAGGCGTTGCGCAGGTTGCTGGAAAAGCAGGAGAACGATCGATGA
- a CDS encoding DUF2282 domain-containing protein, giving the protein MNQSASAISSLSAAVGLALAMQALPAPAQGMKDMSNMPQVVKDNMSRMAQNHLEKCYGVNAVAKNDCAEGAHSCAGQATQARDSKSFVLLPAGDCGKIAGGKLKAG; this is encoded by the coding sequence ATGAACCAGTCCGCTTCAGCCATTTCCTCGCTGTCCGCCGCCGTCGGGCTGGCGCTTGCCATGCAAGCCCTCCCGGCACCGGCACAAGGCATGAAGGATATGAGCAATATGCCGCAGGTCGTGAAGGACAACATGTCGAGGATGGCACAAAACCATCTCGAAAAATGCTACGGCGTGAACGCGGTGGCCAAGAACGATTGCGCCGAGGGGGCGCATTCGTGCGCCGGCCAGGCGACGCAGGCCCGTGATTCGAAGTCGTTCGTGTTGCTGCCGGCCGGCGACTGCGGCAAGATCGCGGGCGGCAAGCTCAAGGCCGGTTGA
- a CDS encoding DUF692 domain-containing protein, translating into MNVSAPLLRVTPRPAPARAGVGLRFRHHRIVLDQRPAVAWFEVHTENYMEGGVALQYLDAIRRDYPLSLHGVGLSLGSADGLDATHLARVRAAVRRFEPALVSEHLSWSAVGGTYLADLLPLPMTDEALAVVCRHVDQVQAALGRRILIENPSTYLRYVQSTIPEWEFLSEMVRRTGCGLLCDVNNIYVSACNHGWDPQTYLAALPAAAIGEIHLAGHSVRQLENGRTLRIDDHGSRVAAEVWSLYHDALRRFGAAPTLIEWDTDVPPLETLLQEAARADSMLEAIRHESALADAR; encoded by the coding sequence ATGAACGTGTCCGCGCCGTTGCTCCGCGTGACGCCGCGCCCGGCTCCGGCGCGGGCAGGCGTCGGCCTGCGTTTTCGGCACCATCGGATCGTGCTCGACCAACGGCCGGCTGTCGCATGGTTCGAGGTGCACACGGAGAACTACATGGAGGGCGGAGTGGCGCTGCAATACCTGGACGCCATCCGCCGCGACTACCCGCTGTCGCTGCATGGCGTGGGCCTGTCCCTCGGCAGCGCGGACGGGCTCGATGCGACGCATCTGGCACGCGTGCGGGCGGCGGTGCGGCGTTTCGAGCCCGCTCTGGTTTCCGAGCATCTGTCGTGGAGTGCCGTCGGCGGAACCTATCTTGCGGACCTGCTGCCGTTGCCGATGACCGACGAAGCGCTCGCCGTGGTATGCCGGCATGTCGACCAGGTCCAGGCCGCGCTCGGACGGCGCATTCTGATCGAAAACCCGTCCACCTACCTGCGCTACGTCCAATCGACCATTCCCGAGTGGGAATTCCTGTCGGAAATGGTGCGACGCACCGGCTGCGGCCTGCTCTGCGACGTCAACAATATCTATGTCAGCGCCTGCAATCACGGCTGGGATCCCCAGACCTATCTCGCTGCGTTGCCGGCGGCGGCAATCGGTGAGATTCATCTGGCCGGCCACAGTGTCCGACAACTCGAGAACGGTCGAACGCTGCGCATCGATGATCACGGTTCGCGCGTCGCCGCGGAAGTCTGGTCGCTGTACCACGACGCCCTGCGCCGCTTCGGCGCGGCGCCGACGCTGATCGAATGGGACACCGACGTCCCGCCGCTCGAAACCCTGCTGCAGGAAGCGGCGCGCGCCGACTCGATGCTGGAGGCAATTCGACATGAATCCGCGCTCGCCGACGCTCGCTGA
- a CDS encoding DNA-binding domain-containing protein, with amino-acid sequence MNPRSPTLAELQQAVRLSLLGVADDAAAWIAPDGLSPHARLAIYRNTATSVLVNALRLAFPALERLVGAECFEGAARRFIEASPPQSAWLDEYGAAFPAFLAQLPDIASIPYLIDVARLEWQVNAVLHAPDAPVRDVARLASLDDRTLGTLRLLPHPAVRLVHSDFPVDKIWRAVLEQDTLAMPAIRLDDEPVHLLVQRVTEGVDVIRLGRGEYRIATALFAGEPMRDALSHATHADGYALVAMLLAHGCCVEAVPASDNWPYHGGSSSCVT; translated from the coding sequence ATGAATCCGCGCTCGCCGACGCTCGCTGAGCTGCAGCAGGCTGTTCGACTCAGCCTGCTCGGCGTCGCGGATGACGCAGCGGCCTGGATCGCGCCCGACGGGCTGTCGCCGCACGCGCGCCTCGCGATCTATCGCAACACGGCGACGAGCGTCCTCGTCAACGCGCTGCGCCTCGCGTTTCCGGCACTGGAACGTCTGGTCGGCGCGGAATGCTTCGAAGGGGCGGCCCGGCGCTTCATCGAGGCGTCGCCGCCGCAAAGTGCGTGGCTGGACGAATATGGCGCGGCGTTTCCGGCGTTTCTCGCGCAGCTTCCTGACATCGCGTCGATCCCTTACTTGATCGACGTCGCGCGCCTCGAATGGCAGGTCAATGCCGTGCTGCATGCTCCGGACGCGCCGGTACGCGACGTTGCCCGCCTTGCGTCGCTCGACGACCGCACGCTCGGTACGCTGCGGCTCTTGCCGCATCCCGCAGTGCGGCTCGTGCACAGCGATTTTCCGGTCGACAAGATCTGGCGCGCCGTCCTCGAGCAGGACACCCTGGCGATGCCGGCGATTCGTCTGGACGACGAACCGGTTCATTTGCTCGTGCAGCGCGTGACCGAAGGCGTCGACGTGATCCGCCTGGGCCGCGGCGAGTACCGCATCGCGACCGCGCTCTTTGCCGGCGAACCGATGCGCGACGCGCTGTCTCATGCGACGCACGCGGACGGCTACGCACTCGTGGCCATGCTGCTCGCGCACGGATGCTGTGTCGAGGCCGTACCGGCGTCGGACAACTGGCCGTATCACGGAGGATCATCGTCATGCGTCACCTGA
- a CDS encoding DoxX family protein, whose product MRHLTRADLHASSVLARVLRVVQWLEQVPYWLLAIPLRVAVATIFWNSAMAKLANWDAALELFRDEYRVPVLPPEIAAYLTVSIELGMPVLLVLGLGTRLAACVLLAMTSVIEIFVYPQAWPTHIQWAAMLLVLLCRGAGVLSVDHWLRRRWACPDTHEDG is encoded by the coding sequence ATGCGTCACCTGACCCGAGCGGATCTCCATGCGTCGTCCGTGCTCGCCCGCGTGTTGCGCGTCGTGCAGTGGCTCGAGCAGGTGCCGTATTGGCTACTCGCGATTCCACTCAGGGTTGCGGTCGCGACGATCTTCTGGAATTCGGCAATGGCCAAGCTTGCAAACTGGGACGCGGCGCTCGAGCTGTTTCGCGACGAATACCGGGTACCCGTGCTGCCCCCGGAGATTGCAGCCTATCTGACCGTGTCGATCGAGCTGGGCATGCCCGTCTTGCTCGTGCTGGGATTGGGCACGCGGCTGGCGGCATGCGTGCTGCTCGCCATGACGTCCGTGATCGAGATTTTCGTCTATCCGCAGGCTTGGCCGACGCACATCCAATGGGCCGCCATGCTGCTCGTGCTGCTGTGCCGTGGAGCCGGCGTGCTGTCGGTGGATCACTGGCTGCGCCGTCGGTGGGCGTGTCCGGACACGCACGAAGATGGGTGA
- a CDS encoding acyl-CoA dehydrogenase family protein, with amino-acid sequence MALANQATLIRAIAAYGYDAQCERHLPRLMAGEIGATAISEKGTGTEVRALETRFARDGDSRGYRLDGHKYNISRAPDARLMMIVASSHVDGKPATSLVLIDPERPGVRRSPPQATLGVADLPIGDITLAGVRVADDELHDAREALYRACAHRRIDTSGRSVDQSLAAALDALAAG; translated from the coding sequence ATGGCGCTCGCGAACCAGGCGACGCTGATTCGCGCGATCGCCGCCTACGGCTACGACGCGCAGTGCGAGCGTCACCTGCCGCGGCTGATGGCGGGCGAGATCGGCGCCACCGCGATCTCCGAGAAAGGCACCGGCACCGAGGTGCGCGCGCTCGAGACACGCTTCGCGCGCGACGGCGACAGCCGCGGGTATCGGCTCGACGGCCACAAGTACAACATCAGTCGCGCGCCCGACGCCAGGCTGATGATGATCGTCGCGTCGTCCCACGTCGACGGCAAGCCGGCCACCTCACTCGTGCTGATCGATCCCGAGCGCCCCGGCGTGCGGCGCAGCCCGCCGCAGGCGACGCTCGGCGTCGCGGACCTGCCGATCGGCGACATCACGCTCGCCGGCGTGCGGGTGGCCGACGACGAGCTGCACGACGCGCGCGAAGCGCTGTACCGAGCTTGCGCCCACCGCCGGATCGATACGTCGGGCCGGTCCGTCGATCAATCGCTGGCGGCGGCGCTCGACGCGCTGGCGGCCGGATGA
- a CDS encoding putative bifunctional diguanylate cyclase/phosphodiesterase: MKTHYARIARLASIAAPARNPDLLAAQYRVFAGQLPVMYLILISSTWSLAVTHLRSTPWWLSVAMPAAMTLVSLARLLHWRRARLAEPTPDTVLRALTTTNWLVIPIAATFTLWALLLFPYGDAWQKAQVAFYMAITVIGCIFSLMYLRTAALIVAVIVNAAFIAFFLSTGQPTLVATAVNMAFVSTALIAVISVNYRGFVRTVDAQAESRMREQAQTRLMRMIDDMPVAVMTADPETFRINYLNAASRNLLRSIEHLLPIRADDALGASIDFFHPHPQHQRRLLADPANLPHRGRVRLGPEVLDFQVAAVRDAEGRYIGPMLSWAIVTQQAEAEARIHQLAHHDSLTGLPNRATFLAEFDTSLRRSDKMLGLLFIDLDGFKLINDACGHSAGDEVLRQVAERLRGQCPEARTMLGRIGGDEFAVLLRDTDADGAMGAAARLVDTLVAPYAPYAPSPERQFRIGASIGCVLAPHHGNDAGVLLSRADMALYAAKKAGKGTYRMFSPDMETRAQERIALESKLRAALDANQGLYVFYQPIVDVRTRQVTTREALLRWHHPRAGWISPGRFIPVAERGGLIDRLGRFVLDHACREAARWPDGARVAVNVSAAQLGHGTIVPAFAAALAGAGLSPDRLEIEVTETALLHDEGKAIADLRALRSMGVRVALDDFGTGFSSLAHLRAFPFDKIKIDGSFVRDAISRPDCAAVVRAVADLGKRLGVTTVAEGVETEEQLACITDAGCREVQGFLIGKPAPGEHDAPAIRWIERAALAAKKRA; encoded by the coding sequence ATGAAAACCCACTACGCACGGATCGCAAGACTGGCAAGCATCGCGGCGCCGGCCCGGAACCCGGACCTGCTCGCGGCGCAATACCGGGTATTCGCCGGCCAGCTCCCGGTGATGTACCTGATCCTCATATCGAGCACCTGGAGCCTTGCCGTCACGCATCTGCGCAGCACGCCGTGGTGGCTGTCGGTCGCGATGCCGGCCGCGATGACGCTCGTGTCGCTCGCGCGGCTGCTGCACTGGCGCCGCGCCCGGCTCGCGGAGCCGACGCCTGACACCGTGTTGCGTGCGCTCACGACGACGAACTGGCTGGTGATCCCGATCGCGGCGACGTTCACCCTCTGGGCGCTGCTGCTGTTCCCCTACGGCGATGCGTGGCAAAAGGCCCAGGTCGCGTTCTACATGGCGATCACGGTGATCGGCTGCATCTTCAGCCTGATGTACCTGCGCACGGCCGCGCTGATCGTGGCCGTGATCGTCAACGCCGCGTTCATCGCGTTCTTCCTTTCGACGGGCCAGCCGACGCTCGTCGCCACCGCGGTCAACATGGCTTTCGTGTCGACGGCGCTGATCGCCGTCATCTCCGTCAACTACCGGGGCTTCGTGCGCACCGTCGACGCCCAGGCTGAATCGCGGATGCGCGAGCAGGCGCAGACGCGGCTGATGCGGATGATCGACGACATGCCGGTGGCCGTGATGACGGCCGACCCGGAAACGTTCCGCATCAACTACCTGAACGCGGCGTCGCGAAACCTGCTGCGCTCGATCGAGCATTTGCTGCCGATCCGCGCGGACGATGCGCTCGGTGCGTCGATCGACTTCTTCCATCCGCACCCGCAGCACCAGCGCCGCCTGCTCGCCGATCCGGCGAACCTGCCGCATCGCGGCCGCGTGCGGCTCGGGCCGGAAGTGCTCGACTTCCAGGTCGCGGCGGTGCGCGATGCCGAGGGGCGCTACATCGGCCCGATGCTGTCGTGGGCGATCGTCACGCAGCAGGCCGAGGCGGAAGCGCGCATCCACCAGCTCGCGCATCACGATTCGCTCACGGGCCTGCCGAACCGCGCGACCTTCCTCGCCGAATTCGACACGAGCCTGCGCCGCTCGGACAAGATGCTCGGGCTGCTCTTCATCGACCTCGACGGCTTCAAGCTGATCAACGACGCGTGCGGGCATTCGGCGGGCGACGAGGTGCTGCGCCAGGTCGCGGAACGCCTTCGCGGGCAGTGCCCGGAAGCGAGGACGATGCTCGGGCGCATCGGCGGCGACGAATTCGCGGTGCTGCTGCGCGACACCGACGCGGACGGCGCGATGGGCGCGGCCGCGCGGCTCGTCGACACGCTCGTCGCGCCCTATGCACCCTATGCGCCGTCGCCCGAGCGGCAGTTCCGCATCGGCGCGTCGATCGGCTGCGTGCTGGCGCCGCATCACGGCAACGACGCCGGCGTGCTGCTGTCACGCGCGGACATGGCGCTCTATGCGGCCAAGAAAGCCGGGAAGGGTACGTACCGGATGTTCTCGCCGGACATGGAAACGCGCGCGCAGGAGCGGATCGCGCTCGAATCGAAGCTGCGCGCCGCGCTGGACGCAAACCAGGGGCTGTATGTGTTCTACCAGCCGATCGTCGATGTCCGGACCCGCCAGGTGACGACGCGCGAGGCACTGCTGCGCTGGCATCACCCGCGCGCCGGCTGGATTTCGCCGGGCCGCTTCATTCCGGTGGCCGAGCGCGGCGGCCTGATCGACCGGCTCGGCCGCTTCGTGCTCGACCATGCTTGCCGGGAGGCGGCGCGCTGGCCGGACGGCGCGCGCGTCGCCGTCAACGTGTCGGCGGCGCAACTCGGCCACGGCACGATCGTGCCGGCCTTCGCGGCGGCACTGGCCGGCGCGGGCCTCTCGCCCGACCGTCTGGAAATCGAGGTGACGGAAACCGCGCTGCTGCATGACGAGGGCAAGGCCATCGCGGACCTGCGCGCGCTGCGATCGATGGGCGTGCGCGTCGCCCTCGACGATTTCGGCACGGGCTTCTCGTCGCTCGCGCATCTGCGCGCGTTTCCGTTCGACAAGATCAAGATCGACGGCAGCTTCGTGCGCGATGCGATCTCGCGACCGGACTGCGCGGCCGTCGTGCGCGCGGTGGCCGATCTCGGCAAGCGTCTCGGCGTGACGACCGTCGCGGAAGGCGTCGAGACGGAGGAGCAGCTGGCGTGCATCACGGATGCCGGCTGCCGCGAGGTGCAGGGCTTCCTGATCGGCAAGCCCGCGCCGGGCGAGCACGATGCGCCGGCCATCCGCTGGATCGAGCGCGCCGCGCTGGCCGCGAAGAAGCGGGCCTGA
- a CDS encoding putative bifunctional diguanylate cyclase/phosphodiesterase — translation MATVLGCIVHRHNHWLVLLAALLCGAGSWVTARLFQRAVNTSGTQRFGWQVLTAISAGVAIWCTHFIAMLGFDAGAPVQFDLPLTLVSLLIAVGGSTVGFALTTFRAAKAAAPALGGAVVGIAIVLMHYTGMLAWRVEGIVSWDIGYLSASVLLAMALAALALHLALRPSPHAVNQMAGVLSLAILALHFTGMSALRITPLMLDGAWTDLNTLRPLALAVAGTSLVIVCTGLVSYVIDSDVRAESLEHLRRLALSDMLTGLPNRASFNERLDLEIALAQAQGTKLALIGIDLNRFKEINDLRGHHAGDEVLRILARRMSNLLREGEFVARIGGDEFAALCRMGDDTHLMDLLERLEPALYKPVRLDDFEVVPGASFGVAIYPDDAATKAILINNADLAMYRAKGSVAQSICFYEPAMDLIVRARRSLAADLRRAVADNQLSIHYQVQTSLTTGEVRGYEALLRWQHATLGTIPPAEFIPLAEENGVILEIGAWVLREACARAATWEPPYPVAVNVSAVQFMHADLTALVADVLEATGLPASRLQLELTESTIFAGRERALDTLRQIKALGVSIALDDFGTGYSSLDTLRSFPFDRIKLDQSFVADAEAKPQDRAIIRAVLALGKSLGIPILAEGIETRDQLVLLADEGCDEAQGFLLGRPAPLNEIVGSGQIALTGGNRASAPAPVPEMAAISDMAPRPYG, via the coding sequence CTGGCTGGTCCTGCTTGCCGCACTGTTGTGCGGGGCCGGCTCGTGGGTCACCGCGCGCCTGTTCCAGCGCGCGGTGAACACCTCCGGCACGCAGCGGTTCGGCTGGCAGGTGCTGACGGCCATTTCGGCCGGCGTGGCGATCTGGTGCACGCACTTCATCGCGATGCTCGGCTTCGATGCCGGCGCGCCCGTGCAATTCGACCTGCCGCTCACGCTCGTGTCGCTGCTGATCGCGGTCGGCGGCAGCACGGTCGGCTTCGCGCTGACGACCTTCCGCGCCGCGAAGGCCGCCGCCCCCGCGCTCGGCGGCGCGGTCGTCGGCATCGCGATCGTGCTGATGCATTACACCGGCATGCTCGCGTGGCGGGTCGAGGGCATCGTGTCGTGGGACATCGGCTACCTGTCCGCGTCGGTGCTGCTGGCGATGGCCCTCGCGGCGCTCGCGCTGCACCTCGCGCTGCGGCCGTCGCCGCACGCGGTCAACCAGATGGCCGGCGTGCTGTCGCTCGCGATCCTCGCGCTGCATTTCACCGGGATGTCGGCGCTGCGCATCACGCCGCTGATGCTCGACGGCGCGTGGACCGACCTGAACACGCTGCGTCCGCTGGCGCTGGCGGTCGCGGGCACGTCGCTCGTGATCGTCTGCACGGGGCTCGTGAGCTACGTGATCGACAGCGACGTGCGGGCCGAATCGCTCGAGCACCTGCGACGGCTGGCACTGAGCGACATGCTGACCGGCCTGCCGAACCGGGCGAGCTTCAACGAGCGGCTGGACCTCGAAATCGCGCTGGCGCAAGCGCAGGGCACGAAACTCGCGCTGATCGGCATCGACCTGAACCGCTTCAAGGAAATCAACGACCTGCGCGGCCACCACGCCGGCGACGAGGTGCTGCGCATCCTCGCGCGGCGCATGTCGAACCTGCTGCGCGAAGGTGAATTCGTCGCCCGCATCGGCGGCGACGAATTCGCGGCACTTTGCCGGATGGGCGACGACACGCACCTGATGGACCTGCTCGAGCGGCTCGAGCCGGCGCTCTACAAGCCGGTCAGGCTGGACGACTTCGAGGTCGTGCCGGGCGCGAGCTTCGGTGTCGCGATCTACCCGGACGACGCCGCCACCAAGGCGATCCTCATCAACAACGCGGACCTCGCGATGTACCGTGCCAAGGGCAGCGTCGCGCAATCGATCTGCTTCTACGAGCCGGCGATGGACCTGATCGTCCGCGCGCGCCGCAGCCTCGCGGCCGACCTGCGCCGCGCGGTGGCCGACAACCAGCTGAGCATCCACTACCAGGTGCAGACCTCGCTGACGACCGGCGAGGTCCGCGGCTACGAGGCGCTGCTGCGCTGGCAGCATGCGACGCTCGGCACGATACCGCCGGCCGAGTTCATACCGCTCGCCGAGGAAAACGGCGTGATCCTGGAGATCGGCGCGTGGGTGCTGCGCGAGGCATGCGCGCGGGCGGCCACGTGGGAGCCGCCCTATCCGGTCGCGGTGAACGTATCGGCCGTGCAGTTCATGCATGCGGACCTGACGGCGCTCGTGGCGGACGTGCTCGAGGCAACCGGCCTGCCGGCATCGCGCCTGCAGCTGGAGCTGACCGAATCGACGATCTTCGCCGGCCGCGAGCGCGCGCTGGACACGCTGCGGCAGATCAAGGCGCTGGGCGTGAGCATCGCGCTCGACGATTTCGGTACCGGCTATTCGTCGCTCGACACGCTGCGCTCGTTCCCGTTTGACCGCATCAAGCTCGACCAGTCGTTCGTCGCGGACGCGGAAGCGAAACCGCAGGATCGCGCGATCATCCGCGCCGTGCTCGCGCTCGGCAAGAGCCTGGGCATTCCGATCCTGGCCGAAGGCATCGAGACGCGCGACCAGCTCGTGCTGCTGGCCGACGAAGGCTGCGACGAAGCGCAGGGCTTCCTGCTCGGCAGGCCCGCACCACTCAACGAGATCGTCGGCAGCGGGCAGATCGCGCTGACCGGCGGCAACCGCGCCAGCGCGCCGGCCCCCGTGCCGGAAATGGCCGCCATTTCCGACATGGCGCCGCGCCCGTACGGGTAA